The genomic segment ATCCTTCTTATACCCCTTGCTCCTACCTTACCTCTTGGACTCCAACCCCACTCTGTGTTTAGTACCTACCAGAGCACTTGGTACATGCTAGAGAAATTATGTTTGTAGATTGCAGAAGGAGAGCCAGGTCCTAACACTTCCAAGTGAGATACATTGTGGCCTTGAGCAGTTAGGGATCACAGGACCAAACAGCTGTTGTTCCCTCACACCATGGCATTCTTGCCTACATTTAATGAAGTGATCTTGTCTATTCTGCCCATACACTATGCTAGGCTGTATCATTTACTATCTCATTAATCCCCAGTGAAAGGACACACATGTATCCTTTCTACTTACCAGAAGTAACTGATACTAGAGTGTTCCATGCTGTAGTCACAGTTAATAAGGGaaagagccaggatttaaatctTAAATCATGTTACTTTCCTGTTGCACCTTCCATGGTGATAACCACACATCAGTAACATAGGCCTGGAATGGGTTCTGAGcatccatatttttttaaatcttcccagATGAGTCAACCCACAACCAGAGCTGAGAATCACTTTTCCCTCAAAGGTCTTGAAGATCTAAATTCCAGGAGTCCAGACACATCTGGATTCCCCTATTTCCATGTAATTGCAATCATCTTGTTTACTTCTGGGTTGTACTCTCTTCCCTCTGTATTCCATCCTCCACACACCTCCGCTAATAATTATGTTAATCTGCTCCACAACCTTAGGTAACTTCCCATTTAAGAGTATGATGCAAACTAGAAAGCCTTCTGCACATAAAAGCcagacggtgaaagacaaataccataatgatctcacctataagtggaacctaatcaacaaaacaaacaacaaagcaaaatatcaccagggacattgaaataaagaacaaactgacagtaacaagagaggaggggggagagggataatgggggaaaataggggaaaagttgtcaaggaacgtgtataaaagacacgtggacaaagccaaagggggtaggatcaagggtgggaggtggggatgggtggagcaggAGAGTagtagagggaaaatggagacaactgtacttgaacaacaataaaaaaaaaaaagtgggcatATATGAGAacttttatatatcattttgtgGACTCCAGGTGAAAATTCCTGCTTCTACAGAATAAATTCCAACTTCTTTAACGTGACAGTTATGAATCTCAATACTCTGGCTCTAAACTGTCTTCCCAACCCTATCTCTTGCTTGCAGTCTTTCATGCTGCCAATCATAGGCATACCCTACTCTCCAGCCTCACTGTGCTCCTTCTCATTTTTCTAACATAACTATACTTTCAAACTCCTGGATTCTTGGGTCATGCTTATTTCAATTGACTGGGGTACACTATTCCCCCCTCCACACTAGGTGAGTTGCTCCTCAGTTCCAGCCCTTctatttcccctccccaccccaccccaatcaAACGTGTGGTGTTCATTCAACTTCAGGCTCTTGAACTTCCAGTTCTCTTTACTTGCAATTCTTTTGTTCTAGATCTTCAATGACTGGCTACTTTTCatcattcaggtctcagcttaagTATCACCTCCACAAAGGGATTTTTCTCTTATCACCCTACCCAGAGTATCCGTCGCCCATTCCCTACCCTTTCCAGTTTAAGTTTTATCCTGTTCAACTTTCTTCTCAAGATTTACCATCCTTTGACATTTCTGGCTTTAGAGAAAAATTATTATCTCTATGCTTCCAATAGCATATACGCCCCTTACAAGCAGGGACTTTGTCTCGTTTGCACCGTGTCCCTAGCAACATGAACAGTGCCTGCACAGAGCTGGAGCTCAACAAATTTGTGTTGAATGAACACATTAATCCTCCCAAATGCCATTTCCTCTGTGAATCCCCAGTGATCTCCCCTCTTCTTATCAAAATTCTCTTTCCTCTAAACAGGAACCTTATCTATCTCTATATTTTCAGTTCCCAGCATAGTATATTGTACTCAGtcgtttttttcttctgtgatatTAAAAAAGGGTTCGTTTACTGAGGGAAGAACTCAGCATTGCTCAAAACTGAGAAATGTAGCTAAAAGTTCAGGGTAGAGAAAGTCAAAGATGATGTCTATTTGAATAGAGGTCTTTTCAAAGTAAAATGAATGGCATAAAATTCTGACTGAATGTGTATGTAGTCAGACGCTTTATCAGTACTATAATATCCATGACcttgatttataatttaattttcaaaaatgaatggaATGACTTTCCTTTATAGCTAACATTCCAGCTGATACTACCCACAAATAATGAAGGATTCTAAATAGATGCAAATTCATATCACAATATATTCATGGCTCTGCCGTTTACGACTTCTGTGACTTTGGGGAAGtcattctgtttctctgaacttcagtttcctcctatCTAAATGAAGATATGATAAAATTGTTAAGTGAAGTGCTGTGGTGACTCAGAGCaagatgctcaacaaatgttagtttCCTCTCTACCACATTCAACAGACTGAAAAGCAAAtcacctctctcccacccccacccttgcctcCCCCACCCTTTTTTGATGAGCGCAGAGCGATCTGGATTTGGTAGATCCTTGTCCTGAAGTGGTGTCATGTGTGTATATTTGCTCTCCctaccctctccttcctttcccttttccttccttcctccactcaTCAAACACTGAGCAtgtactatgtgtcaggcacagtgCACATACCACGATGACAAAGACAGGCCAGTGGGGACGAGTGTGATGTGAACTAGTGGCAAGGGAAATCCAAGGAGGCACAAGAACATACACCCAGGAACCCAGTCTAGTTGCCAAGTCTGCCTAAGAAAGAGATGCTTGATCTGGGACCTGAAGGGTAAATAAGAACTAAATAAAGAGGGGGGTGAAGAGAACTACAGGTGAAGAAAGCATCAAGGTCAAAGGCTGTGAGAGATGTGAGAGAAAGCATATCAAAGAACTGAAGGAATTTCCGTatggtgggaggaaggagagaaagactgATCGGATGAGGCTGTCATGCCAGCTGGCCCAAATCATAGAGGGCCTTATAAGGCATGCAGTAGTGGCAGTCGCCAAGAGATTCTAAGGAAAGAAGTATGTGGTTAGATTTACGTTTTTGTAAAACTATTCCAGCTACACTATAAGGGGGACTAGAAGGAAGTAAGATGATCatttctcggccttttggctaagatcaagtgtaggaAGTAAGACTAGAGGCAGAAAGATCAATTAGGAGGCTACCGGTCACTTTGTTTTTCCCTTCCCAACAGATATTTGGATTAACTCATGCTCTCCAGAAATTATCACCACCAACGATCCCATATTCAACACCGGAAGTGCAACATACACCACAGAAATGGATGGCAGTGACAGTGTATACCCAACCTTATCTACTGGTGTCCCTTACTCCACTGAACCTCCTCCCGTTCTGGCTTCCACTTCTCCacgaaaaaggaaattaatttgcATAACAGAAGTTTTTATGGAAACTACCACCACATCTATAGAAACTGAATCACATGGTGAATATACAAGAAGATTCAAAAATGAAGGTGTTGGGTTTGGAGGTAAAGCTTTCCATgtctgtgtgttgtgtgtgtgtgtgtgtatgtaacagACAATACATAGAAATTAGACTGTCTCCAGATTGGGCACTCAGGACCAGCCAAACACAAGTAAAAGGTTAATGCAAACTCAACTTTCATAGTCATAGAACTTGagagttctaaaaaaaaaaaaaaacccttagagATTAAACTAAAAATCACGAGTgtcaaagacttttaaaatatattactaccTATTAATGTgtaaaagttctttttaaaatatataccttaAATGCATACGATTAGGAAGTTtgctttcttattaaaaaataaacacttcttTTTGGTTAATTAGCTCCAAACTTATCCTCACAAGGCCACAGAGAGGAAATGGGCTCTTTCTGTCATATTGAACTTACAGAATAGGAAGAGTATGAGAGGCAAGGCCAAGGGTTCTGTAGGCAAGAAGCAAAGAAGCAGATGTGGACCCAACATCCTAAGTGGCCTCTGCGGTCATAGAAAAGGCTTTTCTCCTTCACTATCTGTGTCTCAATCAGGGGTAAGGATTCATCATTAAAAGAGCTGTGCACAGCACCGTACAAGTGAAGGGCCAACAGGCCATATCTGTTTCCTCCAGGTGTTCCCACGGCTCTGCTAGTGCTTGCGCTCCTGTTCTTTGCTGCTGCGGCTGGTCTCGCCATTTGCTACGTCAAAAGGTAGGGTTAGTCTTGTAATCTTTGTTATCTCCCTATCTTGTATTTTTCCAGAGTTGTTATTAGCATTTTTCTGGTCAAAATGGGGATGGCAGTCCTCTTATGTTGTAAATTTCCTCCTTCATCTCAGCTCTTCTCCCTACCATCCAGCGTTCCTGACTATTTCAGCACATGCATCATCATCCAGGCTTATATAATAGGTTAATGGCTGTCCCTttgaaaatcaagaaataaaaagactgaCATCTTGAGGaaaatatatatgctttattTGATTTTCAATTCTTTGCTTTGGGTGGGAGGGTTGTGAGGTCAGCCTAAAGTTTGGCCTCTGTGTTTACTATCCCGTCTAAATGAATCCATTAGATTGGGGATGTATTCACGTGTTTGAGTGCGCATGTGTTAGCATCTCTCTCAAATAAAGGCACCCAGTGTGCTGTGCCAACACGGATGTCACAGACAAAGCATTACTTAGTGTTGTATGTGTCACATAGGAGCTTCTCACTTTGATTTTATGTTTATGCCTACAGGTATGTAAAGGCCTTCCCTTTTACAAACAAGAATCAGCAGAAGGAAATGATTGAAACCAAACTAGTAAAGGAGGAGAGGGCAGATGACAGCAACCCCAATGAAGAAtcaaataaaactgataaaaagcCAGAAGAGCCCAAGAGTCCTCCCAAAACTACAGTGCGATGCCTAGAAGCTGAagtttagaggagaaaaaaatgagagatcaCACCTGAGACTGATTTCTTTCCTGATACACATCCTGGCcccagatggggaaactaagaGAGCCAAAGAACCGAACAAGAAAGTCCAGCCTTGCTTCCTTCCTGGAATGGGCTCAGGGGCACCTTTGGACTATGTAGGTAACCACAGCGAATTCCCTTATTACTGCAAGCCTTGCTGGGTCCTATCCTTCTGCCTCCAAAGCTTCCCACAGCTTTTCTAGCCTCATTTTGTCTGAATAATATCCCAGTGGGAGAAAGGAGCTTTTCAAAGCACAAGGATCTAAAACAGCTAACCAGAGCACATTTGAAAAGAGGCCTCTGTGCTGGCTGAGAATAGGTGAGTCGAGAGCCAAGAAGCCACCGAAACCAAGGTTTTCTCTATTGACTCCAGAGCCCAGATCCCTTCTTCAGTtctgaaaaggaaacatttatacCACCTGGCATGTTCCTCTGAGCCAGGCAagggcaaaaggaaggaaaactttaGCAACTGAAGGCCATAGAGATTCCTGTGACTTGAGACCTGATCTCTGTAAAGCCAAAACGAAGATAAAGAATGAGGTCGAGGAAATGACAGCATATTGTCAGCAGGGACTATGACCACAGACAGGGTCAAAATAGTCATCGCTGAGGAACTGGAGTTGGAGTCACTTTTTAGAACATACAcacattttctgttctctctctcctgctgctcctgttttctctaaatatatatattatatacatgtatatatttacaagaaaccaaaaaatatttcttacaaatttctatttctatctCAGTTAATTATCACTGAGGTAAAGCACTGtgttaaaaagcaatgaaatttaacaaacatttgctgaatacCTACTGCATATCAGGCACTGTACAAGGTATGACCCTCTGCAATTGAATAGAATTCATCAAAAGATTGCATATAGTAcaatgttgtctgaagctgattgttttgttttgatatcCCTAGCTTACCCACctttaaaactacttttttctgagactaattaattaattttctccAATATGGCAACCATTAtaacattaatttattattaacatAGCTAAAAAGTACATTATTACCTTTATACACATTTTCAATGTCATTAACAAATGTATCACCAGCCCTCCTTTTTCCAGCAAGAAGAACCTGAGAGGTgcagaaatatttgtaaatatttgtgccaaaaataaaagcatttagaAAACTTCTTTGCTCTCTTATTTACCTGGATGTATTATACCTTTCaagcaaaataaaagtaatcTGTTGTGTGCAAAAGTAAGAGACAACTATGGTTGTTGAGCTACAAACAAGTGTAAACCCATTGGTATATGCATCACCATGTGGGACTGTTCTTGCTTTATGGTCTTAATTTTAAGTTGAttaagtatacacacacacacacacacacaatcctctTCTTAGGATTCGGGTCCTACACTCCAATTCGTTTCAGAGTCCACAGAAAGCGGGAGATTCAGGGTAGCTCATTTGCCTTGTTTCTCCAGCTTCCTGTCTTCTCCTCTCTAGTCTTTCCTCCTTAGACTGCTAATAATTCCTTCCCCTCGAAagtgctgcccccccccccccagctccatAATCCTTTTATCTCAGAGGCCATAACTGGCTCGCACAGTCTTTTTTGGCTGGCCCACAAAGTATTATCTTAAATTTTGGTTTAATTgccaagaattaaaaatgaagagcGTTCACATATGTATACTTTGAGATACGCTTGAAAAAATGGGACGATCTGGAGAGAGCGCACCATATTCCCTCACAGCAATAATTGTCTGATACGGAGCAGTGGCTGTCCTCCTTAGCGGGCTGTGCTCTCCCCATTCCCGCACCCTCATGCTGAAATAAAGGGGCCATCTCCTATGGACCTGGTGACACGTTTGCCTTCTGttgcccccacacccagcccatTTCGTTCATTTATAACTGGCCTGGCCTTGAAGTCTGAATTTGAAACTCTGATTTGTCAGTCCTTAAGCTTTTTAGGCCTCATCTGTTTCTCaggaaatgacaaagaaaaagaggaaaaaatctaaGTTAGTGGTCTTCCTGTTGCATGTGCTGACAAATAATCAGATCTCCCATACTAGAGACATCTTATGGGCAATCCCTACATATTAGGATACTGTAACTTCTGTTAATTTGGACAGGTATATGCCCTACCCAGGAGGTAGGGGGAAGGAGAACaatccctgagaccccaccccacctaatttacaggcccacctaagttgtttccagtggcttttacATATGGACAGCCTGTCTTGACTCcagcttcagactttcctaaaatctctaaAACAAGCAGCATCTGTCGTACcccgtacctcttgctaagtggacTCAGGCCTgtcactagcagcagccagccttggcttTCAACTTGGCCTATcctgggtacctccaagcccagcacaagtagcaggcaTCTGAAGATTGCTTcatagctcatgctgggtggccctggacagGACACAgatggcagctgaccttggcctgaacttcccaagaggccccagagccacctccacaaatgacacactcaaggggtgaactcagtgggcaccagagccctgctgaagtaagtccctATCCTTGGGGTCAGCCACTGTACAACTGATTGTCCACAGCTGTGGAAGCCAGCTTTTGCGCTGATCAGCCTGGGGGTAAGCCCTCCCATTGTCATGCCAACAGCGATCCAGGCCTAACTACAACagaagggtgtacacagcccataGGTGAGGCGCAGCTGGACTGCCCAGCTTGGGGCTAGGTGTTGAGAGAGACTTGGGGGATATGTGGAAGAAGATGCCCCAGAGCGATTATGGGCTGTAATAAAAATAGGGTTGAAAaggacatttttagaaattttgctGTGGCATATGTATTTAAATCTCTTTCATAGTTTTTtgagaaatgcagaaaaatagattattttgagGTTAATCAGACTTCAGATGGTT from the Desmodus rotundus isolate HL8 chromosome 5, HLdesRot8A.1, whole genome shotgun sequence genome contains:
- the LYVE1 gene encoding lymphatic vessel endothelial hyaluronic acid receptor 1 yields the protein MTKCFSPVLLLASIWTTRLLVQGSLQVQELSAMPCRIMGVTVVEKKTARQLNFTEAQEACRLMGLTLASKDQVEAAWKSSFETCSYGWVADQFLVISRILPNPKCGKNGVGVLVWRKTLKENFRAYCHNSSDIWINSCSPEIITTNDPIFNTGSATYTTEMDGSDSVYPTLSTGVPYSTEPPPVLASTSPRKRKLICITEVFMETTTTSIETESHGEYTRRFKNEGVGFGGVPTALLVLALLFFAAAAGLAICYVKRYVKAFPFTNKNQQKEMIETKLVKEERADDSNPNEESNKTDKKPEEPKSPPKTTVRCLEAEV